ATGCCTCTGTACTGCTGCTTCTGTGCCACAAAGCCTCTCAGTACAATGGCCAGAAGTGTGATGATATAAATTACGTGTAGAGCATATCCTCTCTGAAAACATTTGCGCTTTTGTGAAATTAGCCTGCACTGATGTGTACGTAAAGCAAGCTAGGCTACAGTCAGTGCCTAGGACTCCAGAGAGAGACCTTCAGTCCAACACACTGTGAAGAAGCCATCTGTGACTGCAGCACTGTGGGACTGACCTGGTACCCTTGGAGCATGACAAATTGGCTTCACTGGTGGAGCATAGGACAACCAATTACATTCCGCCATCATTGGCACACCATTTTCCTTGACTCCTCCACTGTTGACCGGTCCATTTAGCGCAGAGACTCGAGATGTTCTTGGGATGCAAATTGTGCTTTAACCTTTAACCGCTGACAGCAGCCATAGGCAGTTGTGTGGTAAAATATTGAGTCCAAAATAAGACGAGTTGTAAAGTAGTATGACATTATACAGAGATGGCGACAGTGTAATCAGATGCATCCATTTAATGGCTCAATAAGGTCATTTGATAAAGGTTGATGTAAATCCCTTCGGCAAATGTTGCACTTGCGTTGCGTTGTCATGGAAGTAAACCAGGAGGTCTGTCAAATCATTCGGCTCCAAAGACATTCTATCATTCCTAGTACCTTCAGAAGAGGTTGCGTGAAGCACATTCTGCACGTCTGCATAAGTCTGTAAGATGGTTTAGCAGAGCCAAAAACCTGCTGTCCAAGTTGAGTCTGATAAAAGCAATGTCCTAATACTTAATTCTATCAAAGTAGttcaaatatatttgattgaatAGTTCCTCAGAAATATACATATTTGAATAAGACATCAAACAGCGTCCCAAACGAGACTTATCTTGACGGCAAGTGAACAGTAAATTATTCAAAGAGCTACGATTCATAATTTAAAAGTACACATTCTAAATATCAACTATCTCATTCATAAAGATGCGTGGTTTGCCAAATTATTTAAGAGTGCATTACTTCCTGGCCTATATTGCGTCCAGAGAGTGGGCGGGTGAACTTGGCTGTGTGGCGCTTTGTAAGAAGCTGCCATACTGGGTACTATCACACCATTAACCAGAGCATGGAAGGAACCAAATACACATCTAAAAGTTATACAGCCAGGAAAAAGAATTGCTTATTTCCAAGGCTTTGTGTCTTTGTAAAACGGACTGTGAAATGGCACAAATACAGTACATTAGATTACTGACCAAAGAACTACCACAAACACATCTACGCAGCACTAGCATGGTCAAGGGTTAGGGTTGTCTTTCAGAGGAAACCCTGCTCCTGTTTCATTCTAACCCAACACACAAGGATCCTCTTTCTACTTACCATGAATGACCATGACAGCATGCCCAAGGTATAGAGGGCATTGCATGGCAGGCTGTTTATACATAATCAACTAGTGACACAATCCTCATTGGATAACACATTCACaaccgtgtgtgtatgtgtgtgtgtgtgtgtgtgtgtgtgtgtgtgtgtgtgtgtgtgtgtgtgtgtgtgtgtgtgtgtgtgtgtgtgtgtgtgtgtgtgtgtgtgtgtgtgtgtgtgtgtgtgtgtctgtgtctgtgtgagtgtgtatgtatgtggatgtgtttaactatacttgtggggaccagaaatcCCCACAAgaacagtaaacaaacaaaaatatttttgtaAGTCACAACAAGGTTAAGTGGTTCTTCTCGGCAGTTCAGGCTTACGGTAGaatagtgttagggttagaattaggttgaaggttagggttagttttagggttaggagttaggtttagggttaaggttaggttttggggttaggaTAAGGATTGGGGTTGGGGGATAGGGAAAATAGTATTTTGAATTGTTAGAAATTAAGGTTACATAAATAATATGGTTTGTGTCCCTTACATAAAAACAAAATGATtttcatgtgaaatcatgtggttttggaacacttcacatgtgataATATTTCATATTTAGTTTCACATGTGAATTTTCAAATTTAACACATGATGCCTGGCAAACAAAAATCTGTCATTCAGATGTCCCCAGAAAAGCCTCTgtgttttcaacttacatatttgatTACATTGTGTATGTCCATTTATACAGTAACTATTATTCAACATGGcttcacctgggatttgaactagcaacctCTTGGTTCATAGCATTCAGATTTTCCTGCTATGCCACCATGTTTGCAGTAATGACTGATTTTAGCCGTATTCCTACACTTTGGATTGAAGTAAATTAAATATCAGCATTGTTAAAAAATACACTCACGAAAATCTATTATATTTATCATAATTATCATAATATTTATCATTAAAACTAAATAATATGTCCCTCCAACATCAGACAACTATACTGAAATCCCCCAAATTGCTTAAGTaggtaaattaaattaaatcaaattgtatttgtcacatgcttcgtaaacaacaaatgtatactaacagtgaaacgcttatTTACGGGTTTTTCcacacaatgcagagagaaaaatagaaaaatcatagaaaaaataataacaaatatacaatgagtaatgataacgtggctatatatataCCCCATTACCAAGTCCAAGTTGATTACATTTCACACTATTTTAGCTGAGCAGCGTACCAATCACCTTGAAACCCATACAGTATGTTCACATGTATTTAACATAGAgttcacatgttaacaccaccttttcacatgtgaggagaataacatgttttcacctcaTATGTGAATTGAAGATTCACTTGGAGTTTGCAGTTTTTCACGTGGAAAACGTTCACGTGAAAATTGAATTTGCGCTTTCACATGTGAAAAGGGTTCAAATACTGTCACATCTGTAATTGCATTGTATCACATGTTGAAATTTTGCATCCCCATGTCACATCTATTGAACATGAGGTCATGTTTTCGCATGTGTGGTTTTATGTTATCACGTGGCTTTACATTTTGACACATGCAATCACTTTAACATCACATAAACTCACATGTGATCACATAAGATCATgtaagggttgtgtgtgtgtgtgtgtccaaaccCAGTTCACATGTGCGTGGTTGTATTGCAGCCATACAGGTTTTTCCACTAAGCCTCTCTTCTTCTTGAGATCATTCCATTTCCTTCTCCAAGATAAGATTTCCCTGAGAGCGTTCTCCTTTAATGTAGGTCAATTCAGTGACCTACATTGGACTCAACAATGATAATTACACACGGCAATGCTAACCAGGCCTGCTTCTCCTATACACTCTGTGAGATTCCTGTGTGtatgagagacaaagagagagataaggagagagagagagaaagagatggacagagagaaataaagagcaTGTGACAGAGAGATAGTGTGCCGTGAGTGCGAGTGAGAGTAGCTAAGATAATATTTTTCTTCATTGTCGATCTGCCTTCAAATAAATGGGAAATGAATGCTAGTTTACTGAAGTTTAATAAAACGCTTTGTGGGTATGAATGGCTTTGGTGTTTGTCTCCCCCGCTATCCAATACAGGAGCAGAAAGGAAAGGAGATCTATGTctcaaatgacactctattccctacactaCTTTTGGCCGGGGCTCatacggctctggtcaaaactggcacactatctagggaatagtgtgccactTGGCACACAAGCGAGATCTGTCTGTTATCTGACCTAGGTAATCCTGAGTCTTTCAGGAGGAGGCACAAAGCAGGTCTCTGATAACACTGAATGCTCGGATAAAACATCACCACCACTAACTCCTCCAGGCAGTGAAGAAGCCAGAGTTTTGTCATCAAGAGCTGCCACCTAAAGAATCTGACATGTTTAGCAGTAGAAGCTCCATGCTCTACAATGAGACAACCTAACTGCAGGGAAGCACTAGATCAGTGATATGCAACTCACAAGATGTACTTTGGGTTGTAACCTGCACCAATATTGCACTTCAAAACAGAGGAGCAGGAATGCTGGGTTCTCTATAGCAAACATTTATTCCAATATTGAGACAACACACTATTGCCATCTACCCCGATACATGTGCACTGAATGTTCAGAAGGATTTGTGGAGATAAACCAGCCAAGGACATCCCAGAAAGCATGCAGAAGTCATTCATTCTCAATTTGCACCAGCTTTATCTAAATATCTTCTCTTTGACCACAGTGTAATAATAACAGCACACTTTTTAGATACCAAACATTGCCTACAATTTCATATATTGATTGAGAACCAGTTCTCATTTTCAGTTACAACCTATCAAATTAAAAAACAACCTGAAAAATAGGGACCTGATatgataatatactgtatatttcgtTAAAAAGATTGTCAATCaacttattctttttttttttttaatatatacgAACAATTGAATAAAGGCATTATTTACAATAATACTCTATGTTCTACAGCATCTCAAAATGACCATGCAGAGGGATACAGAGCTTAAATGAGTCGTGTAGAATAGGCTTGATGTATAAATACGTTCCGTTAAAGATAGCCTTTGGCACAAATAGTTCATTATTCAACAGTAATAAAAGGAAAGAAAAGCAGTCTAAAAATACCTCATAGATCACAGTCTCATAACATTAGGTCAAATCCTTCTCATTGTAACTATGAATAAAACCCCAATTAGATATTACTGATATGCACCGTTTAATAATTAATACAGTATTAAGGTCATTGCAATGGAAAATTCTCTGAAGTATAAAATGGAATTGTAACCCAAGATAAAGCTGAAGTCAAAAgcagaagaaaaagcctggagtAAAAGTACACTCTTGTCATCAATAGATAACATGTACAAGTATCACCACTTTACCTTTACTGTGTCTACTCAACTGTAAAATATACAAAGAGTGAACAGAATACCTCTGTCCTCTGCTACAGTGTAACTTATATCACAGAGAAGCACAGTGCTTTACAGAGACAGTTTCAGTCATGATACCCAAAGCCTACGAGTCAAATGCTACTAAGAAAGATGTGTAAAGAAAGTAGAAAGAGCATTTGAAACCGGCCAAAAAACTGCATgacagtttacacacacacacacacacacacacacacacacacacacacacacatttttgagtcccaaatagcaccctattccctacatagtgcactacttttgaccagacctctatgggctctggtcaaaagtagtgcactatatcaggaatagggtgccatttcagccTAGCCTcaaagactagacgtaacatactgtagtaaacataaACCTGTGACAGTCAAATTAGTACGacatgttacgtttggtatggttacataagatacAAGGTTCCTTAAGCCAAAAACCAATGGACAGAGGTTGGTTAGGGTGGATGGCTCGGCATGTAGGGCAAACGCCTAGCAACTGAAAGTTTGCATGTTTGAGTCACATATTGACAATTTTAGCATTTTcactaattagcaactttgcaaatACTTACACTtttgagctactttgcaactatttggcatgttagctaacccttccaccTAACACTAACTCCTgaccttaacctttaccctaacattaacccctaactcctagcctagctaacgttagccacctagccagctaactagctaatgttagccacaacaaattggaattcgtaacatatcatacgtattgcaaatttgtaacatattgtacgaaatggatgatggacatacacaaatgaatacatacgaTACAAAATGTAAAGTATCATAAcaaatggagggagacagatttgAATTTACTATGTCTACCCCTGAGTCTGAGTtggccatttgggatgtagacaccATGAaaaataatgtactgtatgttggtaGAATAAAATCCAAACAGTATTATTGTGATAGAACAAACACAACCTGGTCATTGAATATAAAGGTGTAGGAAACACAGTTTTTGTGCAGTTCACAGCATATTTAATTTAGCTACAGTAGGAATGCTAAGCACTTATGGTCATTAACACAGTTTTCTCTAGGGAATGTGGCATCTATACAGAAAATAATACAAAAGGTAGTTCTCTAACTATATCAAGTTCCAAATGTtctctttatttatttgtactctATGCACAGTATTTCATCTACATCCGGGGTGTCAAAAAATCTACATCCGGATTGGTGCCGTATGTCGAACATACGGCACCAATCCGACCTGCGGGTGGTTTGAGTAAGAACTCAATGTACTTTACTAAATTACTAAAACTAAATCaaaactgtgtagaaatgataaaggacctacattcatacagtttcttgCCTGTGTCTTGCCTGCTAATAATCCCCAAAATGAAAgccagacagtcagggagcatggAAAATTCCAAAATTGATAGAGGATTACAGTATGCCTTGCAAATTTTGATGGCGTGGAAATATAACACATTTTTGAAGACCGAATGCGGCCCCTGGGGCAAAATCACCCCTGACACCCCTGATCTAAATAGTGTGGGTGGTTTAGCACACAGTTCAAAACGATTTACGATGCAGACAATTAAAGGATTATCATTTCCACCGTTATGGTACACAACTTTGCAATATCCCACTAAAGCATTACACAGGGGGTAGTATTGAACTTTGTGGGAAAAAAGGAAAACAAAAACTTTGATAACCCACTTTTGAAAATATTTCAAATTGGACACAATTCCAGTGCTATTATGTTTCTATTAGAGTACATAAGAACATAGTAAACCGCTCTACAAGACCAAAAAGGTTGTGCTTTTGTGGGAACAATTACAAATATCATGCTGAATAAAGCCTGCTTCGTGACTAATAAAATGTATCTGGATACAACATTTGGCgatggattgcctcttatcacAGATGCAGTGGAAGAAGTCAAACATCCCCAAGAGTGCAACAATCCCTCCCACTGACTGTTCTTTTCTTGAAAATTCTGTGAACATCCAAGTGAACAAGGGCagtttcccaaatggcatcctctttcctatatagtgtacaacttttgaccagagccctagagCCCAGAGCCTGGTCAAAAGCAGGTACTATAtcgggaatagagttccatttgggacacagccaagtGACAATGCTCTTCCTCTACAAACCGGGTGTTGATGAAGTCCCCTTGTAGAAAACGTTCCTGGTGTTATCCGGGCTGTTCCCTCGCTCTGGGATCAGGATGAtgttccctttccctttcctccgGAGTGTGGAGTCCCGGCTGGAGGCCACAGAGTGGGGCTCTGAGGGGACCTCACCCCCCTCTACTGGGGTCACTCTGATGGTGGTGATCCCCTGCTGCTGTTGGAGGGAGTGCTCCCCTCCCCCTGCGTTCTGTGTATTGGTGGCAGCAGTGGGATTTGCATGTCTCCTCCTGTCTATGGAGCCAATGGAGCCGTCCCTCATGGACAGGGACTCGCAGCTCTCTGAATCTCTATTCAGGTCATTCAGCTCGAATGACTGGCCCTGGCTGCATCCACCGATACCACCAGCCCCACACTGGTCCTGGGACCTCCAGGTCTTCCAGGAACCCCCACTGCTAATATCCGTCGAAGGGGCGTGAACCATGGGGCGGTTGTTGTTGTTCTCGGGATGGGCGTCCACCCTCACGATGGCTCCAGTGCTGCCTGAGATGCTGCCGACGGAGCTGCCCAACGTGCTGCAAGTCGTGCCCATGGGATTTGGTTCATTCAGGGTTCTGTAGCGGAGGGACCCTCCGGTGTAGCCATCCATGCAGCCCTCATCCATGCTCTTGGAGTGAGTCTGGAGCAGACCCTGCTGTTTGGACATGGCAATCACCTGCATGATCCGCGGCTGCTGGCTGCCATTCATAGTCCTACACGGGGCAGTTGCCTTCTCAGCAGCCTTCACCCAGTTTACATGAGCTCCACTATTGCATATATCACCGCCGCCTACATCTCCCGCACCCATCTTGGGCGAGGGGTTGTTGAAGTTCTCATGGGTCTCCTCTGGGATATGGACCAGCTGTGAGGAACCAGGTCGGGACTGCATAGAGACTCTGGCCCCTCCTGTTATGCCGCTGCAGTCTCTGGGTAGTGTGGTGCTGGCCCCGGTAGCTAGCTTCACATACTGCGTTGGCAGATCGACCCCGTTGATCCCCACGGCTGAGGGCTCAGAGCTGTACCTCATGGAGTCCATGCTCCCCCGGTGGTGGGGTGACTGGGCCGCCGCCTCACCCTCCATCACctaataagaagaagaaaaagaagaagaagacaaaaacatatttatttacttttataGCTTTTTTAATTTCAGAAATATGCATTTCAATGTGTTTAAACATGAGAAGAAACAAGCATTATAAAAgcatatcattagtagactgCAACAATTGTAAATTgtataaattgtttaacctgcAGCTTTCGGCTCTCTTGATTCTTGCTCTTCCACTGAGAGAGGAGCTGTTTGGAGCGGGAGGAGTCCATGGAGGCATGGTGACTGTGGTGGATGGTGGCGTTGCGGCGTGTGCCATCATCCATCGCTGGCGTGTGGACACGGGGGAGGGTGTGGCTGAACGTCACCTGAGGACAGCAATTTCTAACCTTATTTATtcaaaatcattttttaaatgtttttaataaCTCTTTTTAGGAACCTTTAAAAATACTGAAAGACCAATAGAGTAAAGTAAAGTATGTTGAATATCTGCATTAAATAACAAGAACAAAGTCACCATGCTCTCCTTTCCCATGGGGCTGCGGGGCGAGGTGATGACCTCCACTTCAGCGCTGGACCTCTTCAGGTTGGTGAGGGAGCCAGAGGAGGGATCTCGGTGGTGGGGGTTATGGTGGAGGATGCCCTCGGAGTGGGAGGTAGAGAGCCCATCCATATTGGCGCTGCAGCTCTTCACCTGTAAATGGCGCATGGCCTCCTGGCTGATGTGGGGTAAAGGACAGGGACCGCGGGGCTGGGGAGGAGGGCAGCTGCAGCTATCCTCACTGGGCCGGAAGTTCCCCACTGCGTAAAGAccctggaggtagaggagagacggAGCTTTACAATATTATCTCTCATAACACACAATCTCTTTAGTGCAAATCCTTTTAAACAAACAAGTACTGTAGCAACTGTACATCAAATGATGATTATTCATCAGGAAAGCGTTATCTGTAACAGTCTTTCtaccaaaaaacacaaataataAGTAGTATCTCTAAGAAAGTATCAGCAGAACATACTAAGTAGACAGCTATTCCCCCGCCCAGCAGAAAGCCCAGGTAGACATCAATAGCATGGTTCTTGTACTGGATGATCCGGGTCAGCCCACAAATGATGGCACAGATGACGAAGGAGAAGACCAGCAGAGGCTTCAGTAGTTTAGAAGACTCAGTAAGTGTGCTGTTGAAGTACATCTACAGACAGACCAAGGACACAAAGGCATTGTCATCATCAATAGCATCATTATCATTATCGTCgttcatgtcattatcatcatcaccagCATCATCGTTGTCGTCGTTGaggtcgtcatcatcatcatcatcaacaattAACAATCAACATTAGCTTGTGGCTGTAATCCTTATGGAAACAATCCACATTGTCTGCAAGATTCCAAACCATAACTAAGCCTACATGAATGAATAACATTGCCATGTCTTTCCATTCAAACATTTCAACTAAGCACATTAAACAACACAGCTCCATACAAATACATGAATTTAGCTCTAGATGTTGCTGCAATGTCCTCACCCCCTATAAGAAGGAactgtgtgtgtcccaaatgggatcctattccctataattgtgcactacgtttgaccatggcccatagagctctgatcaaaagtagtgcactatgtagggaatatggtgccatttgggacacacagtgTAGATTTGTATAGTATGGTCGTGTTCCAGAGCTGTGAGTCAGCATCCAGCATCCTCCCCCTCAGAGCGACTTTATTACAGCAGATTTATTACTGCCAGGCCCTACTGTGGACACAGCCAGCGCTCGATACtgttcagacctgggttcaaatagtatttattttcaaatattttcAGCGTTTGATGCACCAGGTAAGCTTGATCAAGTGTAGCTAAAGTTGTTGAAATacaacaaatactatttgaacccaggtatgCTACTGTCTCTCCTGTGAGTCGTGGCTAATGCAGCCTAGCGGCATGCATCATCTACCCTCAGGCACCTGAGGCTTTGAGTTCTTTAGTGTCTGTCAGCGTTTACAGACTCATCTACTATAGTGGTGCAAGGGGAAAAAAATGTTAGTCTAACCTTGAGGATTACTGGAGACTTTTATAGTTATTTGGTCTGACAGTGTGATGTATTGGATGTGCTGTATGTGAAAACTAAAATACTATATAGACTACATAGCGGACCTagagtgcctttagaaagtattcacaccacgactttttccacattttgttgtgttacagcctgaatttaaaatatattaaattgagattttgtgtcatttatttttaaacaatatcccataacgtcaaagtggaattatgtttttagaaatgtttacaaattcattgtgattcgtttcaggaaactaggcatatgtcacaCGTcaatacttcacaggagagccattttaatgtcaaatttatttatttaccataaagcgttttttttcttttcagaaatgccttctggaacatgtgaactttcatgtgccttaatatcaaactatgccatctgtaaatatgaaaacAATTGTTAAACTAACGGAAAAAGAGGGAACCTTCCcgttagccatgattggctgagataatgagggGGCTGGACATGCctagagatgagttcggattggtctgccatgtagcatgcttctgtctataacatgagctggtcagaaTGTGTAGGGAATCCTTTCTAATGCggctttttgaaagatatcatgtagtagaactgcataagtgttcctctccacACGCTGGAGGACCGGATTACATCtccaaactaagggcaaccattcCATTCGTGACAGAGGGTTTAGCGTTCCTCCACGTATatgggtaagagagtctagctagctagtttttcagtgtagtaatattattcgtatctcagaacCATTTGTATTGCTAGTTACAGTCtaatatttgctagctaacattgaatctGGTTTGTTAGCTACCCGCAGATTAATGCAGAGAAGTAACGTTATGAGTtcggattatggttcattgtttaactacagtgccttgcgaaagtattcggcccccttgaactttgcgacctttggcCACATTTCacgcttcaaacataaagatataaaactgtatttttttgtgaataatcaacaacaagtgggacacaatcatgaagtggaacgacatttattggatatttcaaacttttttaactaatcaaaaactgaaaaattggcagtgcaaaattattcagcccccttaagttaatactttgtagcgccaccttttgctgcgattacagctgtaagtcgcttggggtatgtctctatcagttttgcacatcgagagactgacattttttcccattcctccttgcaaaacagctcgagctcagtgaggttggatggagagcatttgtgaacagcagttttcagttctttccacagattctcgattgtattcaggtctggactttgacttggccattctaacacctgtttatttttgaaccattccattgtagattttgctttatgttttggatcattgtcttgttggaagacaaatctccgtcccagtctcaggtcttttgcagactccatcaggttttcttccagaatggtcctgtatttggctccatccatcttcccatcaattttaaccatcttccctgtccctgctgaagaaaagcaggcccaaaccataatgctgccaccaccgtgtttgacagtggggaaggtgtgttcagggtgatgagctgtgttgcttttacgccaaacataacgttttgcattgttgccaaaaagttcaattttggtttcatctgaccagagcaccttcttccacatgtttggtgtgtctcccaggtggcttgtggcaaactttaaacgacactttttatggatatctttaagaaatggctttctttttgccactcttccataaaggccagatttgtgcaatatacgactgattgttgtcctatggacagagtctcccacctcagctgtagatctctgcagttcatccagagtgatcatgggcctcttggctgcatctctgatcagtcttctccttgtatgagctgaaagtttagagggacggccaggtcttggtagatttgcagtggtctgatactccttccatttcaatattatcgcttgcacagtgctctttgggatgttaaagcttgggaaatctttttgtatccaaatccggctttaaacttcttcacagcagtatctcggacctgcctggtgtgttccttgttcttcatgatgctctctgctcttttaacggacctctgagactatcacagtgcaggtgcatttatacggagacttgattacacacaggtggattgtatttatcatcattagtcatttaggtcaacattggatcattcagagatcctcactgaacttctggagagagtttgctgcactgaaagtaaaggggctgaataattttgcaagcccaatttttctgtttttgatttgttaaaaaagtttgaaatatccaataaatgtcgttccacttcatgattgtgttgattcttcacaaaaaaatacagttttatatctttatgtttgaagcctgaaatgtggcaaaaggtcgcaaagttcaagggggccgaatactttcgcaaggcactgtagctaactacatttctaaacaaaagactccactatgcatgtaaccatttcaatagaatctTAATGATGTCACTGGGACAACCGTcaatagacgtagctggtaaattcgctctggctatctactccaatttcagagcactctcgtctgagtgtgccagagtgacCTGTTCTCTCATGTGTGTCTggaaagtagctagcaagttagccaacattagccagttagcttgggtgcctgacagctgttgttaggtcagaacgctcaaatcaacTCTGCTCCTCAggcagagcgtccagtgtgtgctctgaacgctccgagagtgaaacgctctgaatttatgaatggacaatctgacaacgctctgagtttacAAACACCCAGAAAgcactccagattaaatttacaaacacacccgtagtataaaccagcctttagtcttgacaTCTTTGGTTGTTTTGTACATGGTCCCACATgggaatccttaaagagatgggtgaggctaaagcttaagagggtgtgaacgatgctgaatgggtgtacacaaagaagagctctccagcaTGTGTACTGAAACATttaagggccatt
Above is a window of Oncorhynchus kisutch isolate 150728-3 linkage group LG18, Okis_V2, whole genome shotgun sequence DNA encoding:
- the plppr4b gene encoding phospholipid phosphatase-related protein type 4, giving the protein MSSRERQKGNMTKDSVSLLPCFYFVELPILVSSVVSLYFLELTDVFKPVRSGYSCHDRSLSLPYIESTHEIIPLLMLLSLAFAGPAITIMIGEGILYCCLSRKRKGVGAEADINAAGCSFNSFIRRAVRFIGVHVFGLCATALITDILQLATGYHAPYFLTVCKPNYTTLNTTCDENTYILQDICSGSEIAAINQGRKSFPSQHATLASFAAVYISMYFNSTLTESSKLLKPLLVFSFVICAIICGLTRIIQYKNHAIDVYLGFLLGGGIAVYLGLYAVGNFRPSEDSCSCPPPQPRGPCPLPHISQEAMRHLQVKSCSANMDGLSTSHSEGILHHNPHHRDPSSGSLTNLKRSSAEVEVITSPRSPMGKESMVTFSHTLPRVHTPAMDDGTRRNATIHHSHHASMDSSRSKQLLSQWKSKNQESRKLQVMEGEAAAQSPHHRGSMDSMRYSSEPSAVGINGVDLPTQYVKLATGASTTLPRDCSGITGGARVSMQSRPGSSQLVHIPEETHENFNNPSPKMGAGDVGGGDICNSGAHVNWVKAAEKATAPCRTMNGSQQPRIMQVIAMSKQQGLLQTHSKSMDEGCMDGYTGGSLRYRTLNEPNPMGTTCSTLGSSVGSISGSTGAIVRVDAHPENNNNRPMVHAPSTDISSGGSWKTWRSQDQCGAGGIGGCSQGQSFELNDLNRDSESCESLSMRDGSIGSIDRRRHANPTAATNTQNAGGGEHSLQQQQGITTIRVTPVEGGEVPSEPHSVASSRDSTLRRKGKGNIILIPERGNSPDNTRNVFYKGTSSTPGL